In Carya illinoinensis cultivar Pawnee chromosome 16, C.illinoinensisPawnee_v1, whole genome shotgun sequence, a single window of DNA contains:
- the LOC122298600 gene encoding WUSCHEL-related homeobox 4-like, with product MIAFKISHRPSLYNYCTLSSSPSTMGSMKVHQFARGSFWDHHEPSLTLGCKRLRPLAPKLANTDNTPTSTLPAAFDLKSFIKPESGPRKLGSSDDKRDSPAQVETHPGGTRWNPTQEQIGILEMLYKGGMRTPNAQQIEQITAQLGKYGKIEGKNVFYWFQNHKARERQKQKRNSLGLGHCPRTPAPITTMITLETRGSELERDQEDSPYKRKCRSWGFEILEEESCMIYCKEEGDRTLELFPLHPEGR from the exons ATGATCGCTTTTAAAATCTCTCACCGGCCTTCTCTATATAATTACTGCACTCTATCATCCAGTCCCTCCACCATGGGAAGCATGAAGGTGCATCAGTTCGCACGTGGATCATTCTGGGATCACCACGAACCCTCCCTCACGCTTGGCTGCAAGCGCTTGCGCCCTCTTGCTCCCAAGCTGGCTAACACCGACAACACTCCTACTTCTACTCTCCCCGCAGCTTTCGATCTCAAGAGTTTCATCAAACCTGAAAGTGGCCCCAGAAAACTAGGATCCTCTGACGACAAACGAGATTCCCCCGCCCAG GTGGAAACACACCCAGGAGGGACGCGGTGGAACCCAACACAAGAACAGATAGGGATATTGGAGATGCTGTATAAGGGTGGAATGCGCACTCCCAATGCGCAACAGATAGAGCAAATCACAGCACAGCTTGGGAAGTACGGGAAGATCGAAGGGAAGAATGTGTTTTATTGGTTCCAAAACCACAAAGCTCGCGAGAGGCAGAAGCAGAAGCGCAACAGTCTTGGTCTTGGGCATTGTCCCAGAACCCCAGCCCCCATTACCACTATGATCACTTTGGAGACCAGG GGATCAGAATTGGAAAGAGATCAGGAAGATAGTCCATACAAAAGGAAGTGCAGGAGCTGGGGATTTGAAATCTTAGAAGAGGAAAGCTGCATGATATATTGTAAAGAGGAGGGAGATAGAACTCTGGAGCTCTTCCCATTACACCCGGAAGGCAGATGA